From a region of the Teredinibacter turnerae genome:
- a CDS encoding cellulase family glycosylhydrolase, whose translation MLTRLRNPLLRLGACVAAWLCAQNALALTCDYDISNDWGGGFTASITITNDSPSTVSNWAVSWEHNNGTSVSSSWSATVSGNNPYTATPLSWNSQIPAGGSVSFGLQGNGDDASATITACTADGQTGSSSSSSSSSSSSSSSSSSSSSSSSNSSSSSSSSSSSSSSSSSSSGSTQACVCNWYGTTYAVCANQDSGWGWEDNASCIGAETCNAQWGDGGVECGNGSTTSSSSSSSSSSSSSSSSGASSSSSSSSSSSSSSSSSSSSSSSSSSSSSSSSSSSSSSGGLYPDYNTSAIAPDMTGMEADAVTLASRISLGWNIGNTLEAIGGETAWGNPMVNNQLIELVKQSGFDAIRIPASWDQYANQATAEIDDAWLARVKDVVQLCIDNDMPVVLNIHWDGGWLENNITPEMQAANNAKQRAFWQQIATEMRDFDGRLMFASANEPNVDSAEQMAVLMSYHQTFVDAVRETGGRNAFRVLVIQGPNTDIERTYELMSSMPSDTVAGRLMAEVHFYTPYQFTLMGEDAGWGNQFFYWGSGNHSATDTAHNPTWGEESFVDELFAMMQSQFVDNGIPVVLGEYSAMRRTDQLSGDNLQLHLQSRAYWHRYVTQSAIEHGLMPFYWDAGGLNNHSSGIFDRDSNTVFDTQTMNALNDGVDAAQ comes from the coding sequence ATGTTGACTCGACTGCGAAACCCACTTTTGCGCCTGGGCGCTTGTGTGGCAGCCTGGCTGTGCGCGCAAAATGCTTTGGCACTTACCTGTGACTACGACATCAGTAACGATTGGGGCGGTGGTTTTACCGCCAGTATAACGATCACCAACGACAGCCCGTCGACCGTAAGCAACTGGGCGGTAAGCTGGGAACACAATAACGGTACCAGCGTCAGCAGTAGCTGGTCTGCGACGGTATCCGGCAACAACCCCTACACCGCAACGCCCTTGAGCTGGAATAGCCAGATTCCTGCAGGCGGCTCGGTAAGTTTTGGCCTGCAAGGTAACGGTGACGACGCCAGTGCAACTATCACCGCGTGCACGGCTGACGGCCAGACCGGCTCTTCATCGAGCTCCAGCAGCTCTTCAAGCTCGAGCAGTTCTTCAAGTTCCTCAAGCTCCAGTAGCTCTTCGAACTCTAGTTCATCCAGTTCCAGCTCATCCAGCAGCTCGAGCTCGTCAAGCTCTTCGTCAGGCAGCACGCAAGCGTGCGTTTGTAATTGGTACGGCACGACCTACGCGGTTTGCGCGAATCAAGACAGCGGATGGGGATGGGAAGATAACGCAAGCTGTATCGGTGCCGAGACCTGCAATGCACAATGGGGCGATGGCGGTGTCGAGTGTGGCAATGGCAGTACAACGTCGAGCAGTTCCTCCAGCTCAAGTTCAAGCAGTTCCTCCAGCTCGAGCGGTGCGAGCAGTTCATCCTCGTCAAGTTCTTCCAGCTCAAGTTCTTCCTCGAGCTCGAGTTCGAGTTCAAGCTCAAGCTCAAGTTCGTCCAGCTCGAGTTCATCTAGCTCCAGCAGTTCCGGTGGCTTGTATCCCGACTACAACACCAGCGCTATTGCTCCAGACATGACAGGGATGGAAGCTGACGCCGTAACTCTGGCGAGCCGAATATCACTGGGCTGGAATATTGGCAATACGCTAGAAGCCATCGGCGGGGAAACCGCCTGGGGTAATCCGATGGTTAACAATCAGCTTATTGAACTCGTTAAGCAAAGTGGCTTCGACGCGATCCGCATTCCAGCCTCCTGGGATCAATACGCAAATCAGGCCACCGCGGAAATTGACGACGCCTGGCTGGCGCGCGTTAAAGACGTTGTGCAACTGTGTATCGATAATGACATGCCGGTAGTCCTCAATATCCATTGGGACGGCGGTTGGCTGGAAAACAACATTACGCCAGAAATGCAGGCGGCGAACAATGCGAAGCAACGCGCCTTCTGGCAGCAGATCGCCACCGAAATGCGCGATTTTGACGGCCGCCTGATGTTCGCCAGTGCGAATGAGCCCAACGTGGACAGTGCGGAACAAATGGCGGTGCTCATGAGCTACCACCAAACATTCGTAGACGCCGTGCGTGAAACCGGTGGTCGCAACGCCTTCCGTGTTCTGGTTATCCAAGGCCCCAACACCGATATCGAGCGCACTTACGAGCTGATGTCCAGCATGCCTTCCGATACTGTTGCCGGACGCCTTATGGCAGAAGTCCATTTCTATACACCCTACCAGTTCACTCTCATGGGTGAAGATGCGGGTTGGGGCAATCAGTTCTTTTACTGGGGGTCAGGCAATCATTCAGCGACCGACACAGCGCACAACCCAACCTGGGGCGAAGAGTCGTTTGTCGATGAACTGTTTGCGATGATGCAAAGTCAGTTCGTGGATAACGGGATTCCCGTAGTCCTCGGCGAATATTCTGCAATGCGACGCACCGACCAATTGTCTGGCGACAACTTGCAGTTACACTTGCAGTCTCGTGCTTACTGGCACAGATATGTTACCCAATCGGCGATTGAACACGGCCTGATGCCTTTCTACTGGGATGCCGGCGGCTTGAATAATCACTCATCTGGCATATTCGACCGCGATAGCAATACGGTATTCGACACGCAAACAATGAACGCGTTAAATGATGGTGTGGACGCCGCGCAGTAG
- a CDS encoding transposase, whose product MTDNAGALLLRSIHKQLQLTREVVAVLPDHRDSRKFQHKTEQLLRQRVYALICG is encoded by the coding sequence ATTACCGATAATGCTGGAGCGCTGTTACTGCGAAGCATCCACAAGCAGCTTCAGTTGACGCGAGAGGTCGTGGCTGTTTTACCCGATCATCGAGATTCCAGAAAGTTTCAACACAAGACCGAACAGTTACTTCGCCAGCGAGTTTACGCATTGATTTGCGGTTAG
- a CDS encoding PhoX family protein: protein MKRKALYLAMMAICSATLIACSGDDGKDGVNGTDGTNGQPGQDGKDAYTNDITFYEVAPAVTDTEKNTIRTSTKLTVGGEMQNIDYSTLLYTGDEDNGEVYGRVKDYQDNVIKYEDESDYVCNGTDGGVGSGLDHFSILQKNDKLYMVSQFECSVGAMYINELEQDANGELSAKEGTLQYVSQAAEFGGFTHCAGMTTPWESHLGSEEYEPDARNPGGKYYDEVSNYFWAGDASKNSPYYYGWTPEVQVNDAGEAVYMKHYSMGRFAHELAYVMPDEKTVYLSDDGTNVGLFMFVADEAKDLSAGTLYAAKWSQVSAEGLGDAVISWIDMGHASNDQVRAVVAAQPAFSDVFDVEDQVDGACATAGFTPVTTATGSECLKLKDIDGSGAVDATDGALAARLETRRYAAMMGATTEFRKEEGITFNARDNKLYVAMSDISSGMVDDEGDIQVETNRCGGVYSMSVALDETIGSAYVAYNMKGLVAGQSADYTGTALEGNSCDVDGIASPDNVAFLEGTDILVIGEDTSSHPNDMVWAYDITKKSLARIATTPYGSETTSPYWYKDINGFGYLTLTTQHPFGEVDDDYQRPETVDIRSTAGYVGPFDFSKLK, encoded by the coding sequence ATGAAAAGAAAAGCACTATATCTGGCTATGATGGCCATTTGTTCAGCCACCCTGATCGCATGTAGCGGCGACGACGGTAAAGACGGCGTTAACGGTACCGACGGCACCAACGGTCAGCCTGGCCAGGACGGTAAGGACGCGTACACCAACGACATCACCTTCTACGAAGTTGCGCCTGCAGTTACAGATACTGAAAAGAACACCATTCGCACCTCGACTAAATTAACGGTTGGTGGCGAGATGCAGAATATTGATTACAGCACTTTGCTGTATACCGGTGATGAGGATAACGGCGAAGTCTATGGTCGTGTAAAAGACTACCAGGATAACGTAATCAAATATGAAGATGAGTCCGACTACGTCTGTAACGGAACTGACGGCGGTGTAGGTTCTGGTTTGGATCACTTCAGTATTCTGCAGAAGAACGACAAACTCTACATGGTTTCTCAGTTTGAATGTTCTGTCGGTGCCATGTACATCAACGAACTAGAACAAGACGCGAATGGCGAGCTGAGCGCGAAAGAGGGCACCCTGCAATATGTGAGTCAGGCTGCTGAATTCGGTGGTTTCACCCATTGTGCGGGTATGACTACACCTTGGGAATCGCACCTGGGTTCCGAAGAATACGAACCAGATGCACGTAACCCTGGCGGCAAGTACTACGATGAAGTCAGCAACTACTTTTGGGCGGGCGATGCCAGTAAAAACAGCCCTTACTACTACGGTTGGACGCCAGAAGTACAGGTTAACGATGCTGGAGAAGCGGTTTATATGAAGCACTACTCGATGGGCCGTTTTGCCCATGAGCTTGCTTACGTCATGCCGGACGAGAAAACAGTCTATTTGTCTGATGACGGCACCAACGTTGGTTTGTTTATGTTTGTTGCCGATGAAGCTAAGGACTTGAGTGCCGGTACATTGTATGCCGCCAAGTGGTCGCAGGTTTCTGCTGAAGGTCTCGGTGATGCGGTTATCAGCTGGATCGATATGGGGCATGCTTCCAACGATCAGGTGCGTGCGGTTGTTGCAGCTCAGCCAGCGTTCTCCGACGTTTTTGATGTTGAAGATCAAGTGGATGGCGCTTGTGCCACCGCTGGCTTTACTCCAGTAACAACGGCTACTGGCTCAGAGTGCTTGAAGTTGAAAGATATCGACGGATCGGGTGCGGTTGATGCGACTGACGGTGCACTAGCAGCACGCCTGGAAACGCGTCGTTATGCCGCAATGATGGGCGCAACAACTGAATTCCGTAAAGAAGAAGGTATTACCTTTAATGCGCGTGATAACAAGCTCTACGTTGCCATGTCTGATATTTCGAGTGGTATGGTTGACGACGAGGGTGATATTCAGGTTGAAACCAATCGTTGTGGTGGTGTTTATTCCATGAGCGTTGCTTTGGATGAGACCATCGGTTCAGCGTATGTGGCTTACAACATGAAAGGCTTGGTTGCTGGCCAATCTGCTGATTACACCGGAACCGCGTTAGAAGGCAATAGCTGTGATGTTGATGGTATAGCGAGCCCGGACAATGTTGCATTCCTAGAAGGTACCGACATTCTGGTTATCGGTGAGGATACGAGCTCCCACCCGAACGATATGGTTTGGGCTTACGACATCACTAAGAAGTCTTTGGCTCGCATCGCGACCACGCCTTATGGTTCAGAAACCACGTCTCCATACTGGTACAAAGATATTAATGGCTTCGGCTACCTGACTCTGACCACTCAGCACCCATTTGGCGAAGTTGATGATGATTACCAGCGTCCAGAAACCGTTGATATCCGTTCAACCGCAGGTTATGTAGGTCCTTTCGACTTTTCCAAACTCAAATAA
- a CDS encoding NYN domain-containing protein encodes MLKAGIFLDMENLNMNGGWGMRFDVIRKLVEAQGTTVLRANVYIAVDNAREKYDFEYREKAQARRDKMRLAGFHIVEKEIRRFTNADGTQNIKANADLDLAVDAMLQAENLDYILLGTGDGDFLRLVRALQSKGKRVDAVAIHNVSGELRREVDYYFHGATIPGLLPIKNDPKKIRHRGVLDYVNEEKGFGFLSIRTGYQLTDIESGIFCHISQLAEDGIGVSNDRFSALASNNAVIEFDKIKSERGGFQAENALVYK; translated from the coding sequence ATGCTGAAAGCAGGGATATTTCTGGATATGGAAAATCTCAATATGAATGGCGGCTGGGGGATGCGATTCGACGTGATTCGCAAGCTTGTGGAAGCCCAGGGAACAACCGTTCTCCGCGCCAACGTCTATATCGCAGTAGATAATGCCCGGGAAAAATACGATTTCGAGTACCGGGAAAAGGCGCAGGCTCGACGGGACAAAATGCGGCTCGCGGGATTCCATATTGTTGAAAAAGAAATTCGTCGCTTTACCAACGCCGACGGGACTCAGAACATCAAAGCCAATGCTGATCTCGACCTCGCCGTTGATGCCATGCTCCAGGCTGAAAACCTGGACTACATCCTGTTGGGAACGGGCGACGGCGATTTCCTCCGCTTAGTCCGCGCGTTACAAAGTAAAGGTAAGCGTGTCGATGCAGTTGCAATACACAATGTCAGCGGTGAACTGCGGCGAGAGGTCGACTATTATTTTCATGGCGCGACCATTCCCGGATTACTGCCAATAAAAAATGATCCAAAAAAAATCCGCCATCGCGGTGTATTGGACTATGTCAACGAAGAGAAAGGATTTGGCTTCTTATCGATAAGGACCGGCTACCAGTTGACCGATATCGAGTCGGGCATATTTTGCCATATCTCTCAGCTAGCAGAAGACGGGATCGGTGTAAGCAACGACCGATTTTCTGCGTTAGCCTCGAACAATGCGGTTATTGAATTTGACAAAATTAAATCTGAGCGCGGCGGGTTCCAGGCAGAAAATGCACTCGTCTACAAGTAA
- a CDS encoding DUF4785 domain-containing protein, with translation MMNIKNMVAVASLLVASVANAQSESRETVTFAQVLEPESAISLYEQGQKQSSKAFFRTVSGADLKKGVSFITDGDSAVIQLSPLDSVVDGKRQQKLSVPRNMTLSHAGKSFDVESDEIALHRRSQALKEAYPEMYGRAHVMQIPANLGAGEFSLKADASAHDSDRFVLYVLDRNSDISLEVATAASGIAAGEAFQFDAAIAAEQRASMQGVRAELVAPDGSIYPLKGQRNKGRFSSQSALNVKAAGRPGELWTLRVNAKIRNAAGELVERITRVAVNVHETTASLAAVDADVAGLSLGLSVAREGRYEIRALVFGRDYDGEQKPAVLAFQAQWLKAGDQTLKMAIDQDKLKASGLSAPYTVKRVKLMDQGRMAVLESRVGEWAM, from the coding sequence ATGATGAATATAAAAAATATGGTTGCTGTCGCCTCACTGTTGGTGGCGTCTGTAGCAAACGCGCAATCGGAATCACGCGAAACAGTTACTTTTGCTCAGGTATTAGAGCCGGAGAGCGCGATTTCCCTTTATGAGCAAGGGCAGAAGCAAAGCAGTAAAGCATTTTTTCGCACAGTTTCTGGGGCAGATTTAAAAAAGGGTGTATCGTTTATTACTGACGGCGATAGCGCTGTTATTCAGTTATCGCCTTTAGATTCTGTTGTCGACGGAAAGCGTCAACAAAAGCTCTCAGTGCCACGTAATATGACGCTCTCTCACGCAGGGAAATCATTCGATGTGGAAAGCGATGAAATTGCATTACACCGACGCTCGCAAGCGTTAAAAGAAGCCTACCCTGAAATGTACGGCCGCGCACACGTGATGCAAATCCCTGCGAACCTGGGTGCAGGCGAATTTTCACTAAAGGCAGACGCTAGTGCGCACGACAGCGATCGTTTTGTTCTCTACGTGCTCGATAGAAACAGTGATATCAGTCTGGAGGTGGCAACGGCTGCATCTGGTATTGCTGCAGGCGAAGCTTTCCAGTTTGACGCTGCAATTGCGGCTGAGCAACGTGCATCTATGCAGGGCGTCCGCGCAGAGCTGGTTGCCCCGGATGGTTCAATTTATCCGCTGAAAGGCCAGCGCAATAAGGGCCGCTTCTCCAGCCAGTCGGCACTGAACGTAAAAGCGGCCGGTCGCCCTGGTGAATTGTGGACGTTGCGTGTAAACGCAAAAATCCGCAATGCAGCGGGTGAGTTGGTGGAACGCATCACTCGGGTCGCCGTTAACGTGCACGAGACAACGGCGTCTCTTGCGGCGGTTGATGCCGATGTTGCCGGGCTGTCGTTAGGTTTGAGCGTTGCACGGGAAGGGCGCTACGAAATCCGCGCGTTGGTATTTGGTCGCGACTACGACGGTGAACAAAAACCGGCGGTTTTGGCGTTTCAGGCACAATGGCTGAAGGCTGGTGATCAAACCCTGAAAATGGCTATTGATCAGGATAAGCTGAAAGCGTCTGGCCTCAGCGCGCCTTATACGGTGAAACGCGTGAAGTTGATGGATCAAGGCCGCATGGCGGTGTTGGAAAGTCGCGTCGGTGAGTGGGCGATGTAG
- a CDS encoding G8 domain-containing protein, whose amino-acid sequence MWPNGNVPTAGARVVIPQGTNIVLDVSPPPLAGITIEGSLTFANQDLTLTTEWILLRGLLQIGTEAQPYTNNATITLTDNTPNESVDGLMGDRTISVMGGTLELHGNRTHTWTKLAATANAGSSTIQVLDASQWQVGDVIALASTDFEADQAEQKTIAAISGNSITLDSALQYTHFGEITYDVDQRGEVGLLSRNILIQSSSDSENNYKGGHVAVMNPGQMYISGVEFYRMGQHLGLGRYPVHWHIYGDATGQYVENSSMHRSYNRCVTVHGTHNVRVENNVTYNTVGHCFFLEDGVETGNRFIANLGILTKCHPTRACQPFNQGADDILLPSDNSASTYWITNPDNIFRDNVAAGAEEVGFWIALPERPTGLSADTPEAQQTWPRRTNIREFVGNVAHSNYDGMMFDRGPEADGTFAIAGNDHTAYADPTNTDSQVLTTRMSDFTAYKNRNNGVWARGGSHEFSNFRLADNAIGFTHADSGSLLLDSLFVGESDNMGNPNTSAEINYGRSLPREADYPVRGFEFYDFTNRLRNVTFRNYTDNATRNTGAISYLLYSDFPISTANSVEGLTFENAKPVFFPEMRDAWAFENSGKDGYRGAIFEDVDGSIGGLPGAYVVIDNPILTDQNACDYQPSWNAAVCQGDYGRLGFNFFGSSGGEPGTITLSRTGVGGSVIVNGFPFAFGGFSGKETTVRLGTEIEINTQNAVSSLSISLREGTPGSSIIMRVFGFNSATTGSQQSSLQALRNSGSNAWYAANGSVYVKLFATSGFGAFVTVN is encoded by the coding sequence ATGTGGCCGAACGGAAATGTACCGACTGCCGGGGCCCGAGTCGTAATACCCCAGGGAACTAATATTGTGTTGGATGTTAGCCCTCCGCCTCTGGCCGGTATAACGATTGAAGGTTCGCTGACTTTTGCGAATCAGGACTTAACGCTCACCACTGAGTGGATTTTACTTCGCGGGCTTTTGCAGATTGGTACAGAGGCTCAGCCTTACACGAATAACGCCACGATTACGCTTACCGACAATACCCCGAATGAATCAGTGGATGGTCTGATGGGCGACCGCACCATTTCAGTGATGGGTGGAACTCTGGAATTGCACGGCAACCGTACTCACACCTGGACCAAACTCGCCGCAACCGCAAATGCCGGCAGCAGTACGATTCAGGTTCTCGACGCATCGCAATGGCAGGTGGGTGACGTGATTGCCTTAGCGTCGACAGATTTCGAAGCTGATCAAGCGGAGCAAAAAACCATCGCCGCAATCAGTGGCAACAGCATCACTCTGGACAGCGCCCTGCAATACACGCATTTTGGCGAGATAACCTACGATGTGGATCAACGTGGTGAGGTGGGGCTGCTCAGTCGTAATATTTTAATTCAGTCCAGCAGCGATTCTGAAAATAATTACAAGGGTGGCCACGTTGCGGTCATGAATCCCGGACAGATGTATATCTCCGGCGTTGAATTTTATCGCATGGGGCAACATTTGGGGCTGGGACGTTATCCGGTTCACTGGCATATTTATGGCGACGCCACCGGCCAGTATGTAGAAAATTCTTCCATGCACCGCAGTTACAACCGATGTGTTACGGTACACGGCACGCACAACGTAAGAGTCGAAAACAACGTAACTTACAATACTGTTGGTCATTGTTTCTTTTTGGAAGATGGTGTTGAAACAGGCAACCGTTTTATCGCGAACCTGGGCATACTGACCAAATGCCACCCCACCCGCGCTTGCCAGCCTTTTAATCAGGGTGCGGACGATATTTTACTGCCGTCAGACAACAGTGCGTCTACTTATTGGATTACCAATCCGGATAATATTTTCAGGGACAACGTCGCCGCAGGTGCGGAAGAAGTCGGTTTCTGGATTGCATTGCCGGAACGGCCCACCGGTCTTTCCGCGGATACGCCAGAGGCGCAACAAACCTGGCCGCGGCGAACTAATATTCGTGAATTTGTGGGTAATGTTGCGCACTCCAATTACGACGGCATGATGTTCGACCGCGGTCCGGAGGCAGACGGTACATTTGCCATTGCTGGCAATGACCATACCGCCTATGCCGACCCCACCAATACCGACAGTCAGGTGCTCACTACGCGCATGTCCGATTTTACCGCGTATAAAAACCGTAACAACGGTGTGTGGGCGCGGGGCGGGAGTCACGAGTTCAGTAATTTTCGTTTAGCGGATAATGCCATTGGTTTCACCCACGCCGATTCTGGTAGTCTTTTACTGGACTCTCTGTTTGTTGGTGAATCCGATAATATGGGTAATCCGAACACTTCCGCGGAAATCAATTACGGCCGCAGTTTACCGCGCGAAGCGGACTACCCTGTGCGCGGTTTTGAATTTTACGACTTCACCAACCGACTGCGCAATGTCACCTTCCGTAACTACACCGATAACGCCACGCGCAACACCGGCGCTATTTCATATCTGTTATATTCCGACTTTCCCATCAGTACCGCCAACTCGGTGGAAGGTCTGACCTTTGAAAATGCCAAGCCGGTATTTTTCCCGGAAATGCGAGATGCCTGGGCGTTTGAAAACAGTGGCAAAGACGGTTATCGGGGGGCAATATTTGAAGATGTGGACGGTTCGATTGGTGGCTTGCCGGGGGCTTATGTGGTGATCGATAATCCGATACTCACCGATCAGAACGCCTGTGATTATCAACCCAGCTGGAATGCAGCGGTATGTCAGGGTGATTACGGCAGGCTGGGCTTTAACTTTTTCGGTTCCAGTGGTGGCGAACCTGGTACGATCACTCTTAGTCGCACCGGCGTTGGTGGCTCGGTGATTGTGAATGGTTTCCCCTTCGCTTTCGGGGGTTTTAGTGGCAAAGAAACCACAGTGCGGCTCGGTACTGAAATAGAAATCAACACCCAAAATGCGGTAAGCTCGCTGAGCATATCGCTACGCGAAGGCACACCTGGGTCTTCCATTATAATGCGCGTGTTTGGTTTCAATAGCGCTACTACTGGCTCGCAACAATCCAGCTTACAGGCCCTGCGCAACAGTGGCTCTAACGCGTGGTACGCGGCGAATGGCTCTGTGTACGTGAAACTGTTTGCGACTAGCGGTTTTGGTGCGTTTGTAACGGTGAATTGA
- a CDS encoding helix-turn-helix domain-containing protein produces MLNFYKKVAIALVGMLVFSALTGLLCARYTFRHAPLLPHNRSFTPWSVEAVSDELQGGNSHIAIQETHFSLVFDFLLKQGAEFPYTAFALVFAPTGELDRYLNLSPYSHLTFSVQCSRENVLTFALFTIDPQVSNPDDISTYRLPTTFFSCHEQWSTVSIDLTRLETPQWWFSLYGLELSQQGYDLSQVPRFTFGNSFQSPLDVNSEVRVAELTLHGRNWGYFYSYIALLALCWISFGVWVARLHTKTLIQSLKEKMQKDRPLIAYKQLSLEPQKDREKENILRYMATQYANPELNLDVAISSLAVSRTKINDVLKAELGYTFSAYLNKLRLTEAARLLAEKKHISVAEIAYSVGYRNVPYFNKLFKNEYGCTPKVFKQSYSDDG; encoded by the coding sequence ATGCTGAATTTTTATAAGAAAGTTGCCATCGCACTGGTTGGTATGTTGGTGTTTAGCGCACTGACCGGCCTGCTATGCGCGCGCTACACCTTCAGGCATGCCCCCCTGCTGCCCCACAATCGCAGCTTCACTCCCTGGAGCGTAGAGGCGGTTTCTGACGAGCTGCAAGGAGGCAACTCCCATATTGCCATTCAGGAAACTCACTTTAGCCTGGTGTTTGACTTTCTCCTGAAACAGGGTGCTGAGTTTCCCTACACCGCATTTGCGCTGGTGTTTGCTCCTACGGGTGAACTGGATCGCTATTTAAACCTGAGCCCCTATAGCCACCTGACATTCAGCGTGCAATGTTCTCGGGAAAATGTACTGACCTTTGCGCTGTTCACTATTGACCCGCAAGTCTCCAACCCCGACGATATTTCCACCTACCGCCTGCCCACCACGTTTTTTTCCTGCCATGAGCAATGGTCCACTGTCAGTATTGATCTCACCCGGCTCGAGACCCCCCAGTGGTGGTTCAGTCTCTACGGCCTGGAGCTTTCGCAGCAAGGCTACGATTTGAGCCAGGTCCCCCGCTTCACTTTCGGTAACTCGTTCCAGAGCCCACTCGATGTAAACAGTGAAGTTCGTGTTGCGGAATTAACCCTGCATGGCCGTAATTGGGGGTATTTCTATAGCTATATCGCTTTGCTGGCCTTGTGCTGGATCTCGTTTGGTGTCTGGGTCGCACGGCTGCATACCAAAACCTTGATTCAGTCACTCAAGGAAAAAATGCAAAAAGACCGGCCGTTGATCGCCTATAAACAGCTCTCCCTCGAACCACAGAAAGACAGGGAAAAAGAGAATATTTTGCGTTATATGGCAACCCAGTACGCGAACCCGGAACTAAATCTGGACGTCGCTATATCCTCGCTCGCGGTTAGCCGCACCAAGATAAACGACGTGTTAAAAGCCGAGTTGGGTTATACATTCAGCGCTTATCTTAACAAGCTTCGGCTCACCGAAGCAGCGCGCCTGTTAGCGGAGAAAAAACATATCAGTGTAGCGGAAATAGCCTATTCCGTGGGATACAGAAATGTACCCTATTTCAATAAACTCTTTAAAAACGAGTATGGCTGTACACCCAAGGTGTTTAAGCAGTCGTACAGCGACGACGGCTGA
- a CDS encoding transposase, which yields MKEMKMYILTLSDTSLIYGREAEHPAPPAQIHTYAAKIFCAQVAGKTFVPDVASPIIYRGDSGVYHPHAIQWCDAADVDFLVGYSINETLKKQGTVAELKECTRETFEYLQDNQKCFIEIHEYQARSGETSISIDWQVRIVRRRSSRTLCFNPPGL from the coding sequence ATGAAAGAAATGAAGATGTACATTCTCACGCTGAGCGATACATCATTAATTTACGGCAGAGAAGCCGAGCACCCGGCTCCCCCCGCGCAGATCCATACGTACGCCGCTAAGATATTTTGTGCTCAAGTCGCGGGTAAAACGTTTGTGCCCGACGTGGCCTCACCTATTATTTATCGGGGCGATAGTGGGGTTTATCATCCTCACGCCATTCAATGGTGTGATGCGGCTGATGTGGATTTCTTAGTAGGTTACAGCATAAACGAAACACTGAAAAAGCAGGGGACTGTTGCTGAGCTGAAGGAATGTACGCGGGAAACTTTTGAGTACTTACAGGATAACCAAAAGTGTTTTATCGAAATTCATGAGTATCAGGCTCGTAGCGGGGAAACAAGCATATCAATTGATTGGCAAGTACGAATTGTTCGCCGCCGCTCATCACGCACGCTTTGTTTTAACCCGCCTGGGTTATGA